A genomic window from Luteolibacter sp. LG18 includes:
- a CDS encoding prepilin-type N-terminal cleavage/methylation domain-containing protein, producing MKTKAIAKTKKGMTLLELTVVILVLLSLISILFIGARAWKRGSDRAASILQIRNVQQAVRSYSNMNGKNAGDTVATLQADVFGSGKFIEVDPTGVGAKPHPAGTTYSFSISAPTVIPNIGTLYMVTTGGSDAADFNPKAEDIKDW from the coding sequence ATGAAAACCAAGGCAATCGCCAAGACCAAGAAGGGCATGACGCTGCTCGAGCTGACCGTCGTCATCCTCGTCCTTCTTTCCCTCATCTCGATCCTCTTCATCGGCGCTCGCGCCTGGAAGCGGGGTTCGGACCGTGCCGCCTCCATCCTGCAGATCCGCAACGTTCAGCAGGCCGTGCGCTCCTACTCCAACATGAACGGCAAGAACGCCGGTGACACCGTCGCCACGCTCCAGGCCGACGTGTTCGGTTCCGGCAAGTTCATCGAAGTCGATCCGACCGGCGTGGGCGCCAAGCCACACCCGGCCGGCACCACCTACAGCTTCTCGATCTCCGCTCCGACGGTGATCCCGAACATCGGCACCCTCTACATGGTGACCACCGGTGGTTCCGACGCCGCCGACTTCAACCCGAAGGCTGAAGACATCAAGGATTGGTGA
- a CDS encoding type II secretion system protein, producing the protein MKHISNNAKRKTGMTLLELTVVILVLLSLIAVLFIGARAWKKGSDRAACILNLRNVQQAVRSYSNLNGLNPNTPAPGLRSQIIGFGKYMENEPVCPAGAGLYTASAPDVIPDLGVLYLTCPNITQPNSTDHVPPQHGDW; encoded by the coding sequence TTGAAGCACATCTCCAACAACGCGAAACGCAAGACCGGCATGACGCTCCTCGAGCTGACCGTCGTGATCCTCGTCCTGCTCTCGCTCATCGCGGTTCTCTTCATCGGCGCGCGCGCCTGGAAGAAGGGTTCCGACCGAGCCGCCTGCATCCTGAACCTCCGCAATGTCCAGCAGGCGGTGCGTTCCTACTCGAATCTCAATGGCCTGAACCCCAATACCCCGGCCCCGGGCCTCCGCAGCCAGATCATCGGCTTCGGAAAATACATGGAAAACGAACCCGTCTGCCCCGCCGGCGCCGGTCTCTACACCGCGAGCGCCCCGGACGTGATCCCGGACCTCGGCGTGCTCTACCTGACGTGCCCGAACATCACGCAGCCCAACTCCACCGACCACGTGCCACCCCAGCACGGCGACTGGTGA
- a CDS encoding prepilin-type N-terminal cleavage/methylation domain-containing protein produces MKSHTLRLTNKKGMTLLELTVVILVLLSLISILFIGARAWKRGSDRAASILQIRNVQQAVRSYSNMNAKNAGDTVATLQTEVFGSGKFIEVDPTGVGAKPHPAGTTYSYTIAAPTVIPNIGVLYMKTTGGTDFADFNPKDADIKDW; encoded by the coding sequence ATGAAATCCCACACCCTCCGCCTCACGAACAAGAAGGGCATGACGCTGCTCGAGCTGACCGTCGTCATCCTCGTCCTTCTTTCCCTCATCTCGATCCTCTTCATCGGCGCCCGTGCCTGGAAGCGCGGCTCGGACCGTGCCGCCTCGATCCTGCAGATCCGCAACGTCCAGCAGGCCGTGCGCTCCTACTCCAACATGAACGCCAAGAACGCGGGTGACACCGTCGCCACGCTCCAGACCGAAGTCTTCGGCTCCGGCAAGTTCATCGAAGTGGATCCCACCGGCGTCGGCGCCAAGCCGCACCCGGCCGGCACCACCTACAGCTACACGATCGCCGCTCCGACGGTGATCCCGAACATCGGCGTGCTCTACATGAAGACCACCGGCGGCACCGACTTCGCCGACTTCAACCCGAAGGATGCCGACATCAAGGACTGGTAA
- a CDS encoding ATPase, T2SS/T4P/T4SS family has product MSVSATIPAPPPLPGSSNPAMSVRFHNGMDGRALLGTIFRLCKELRVSDIQMRADRPVYIHTNKGMEKLDFLGVLSAMNMDEILKELIRNRESASHGFGEHDNVHERVGDKIALAMEDFARTKVADFSCDGIPMGDNGERSGRLRIQAHLSSSGLGVTCRILNDFIPELETLGIDLDTTETLRQGVLKRAGLCLVTGPTGSGKSTTLAALIDWLRRNHPKHIVTVEDPIEYQYPDDMPDPQYAGHRMPSPSIVTQQEVGRDVHSYRQGLKDVLRKAPHVILLGEIRDREAMETCMEAAQTGHLVLSTLHTTGAVKTLGRILEMYPRESHTAVLSRLSEILIFIHSQGLLNGTQRRVLTYEFLQNNDDAVASAIANYDGGARSLEDVIRRAGNIEWDGNLRRLLRQGLITEATYESARMNRSDSEVL; this is encoded by the coding sequence ATGTCCGTCTCCGCCACCATCCCCGCGCCCCCGCCGCTGCCCGGTTCCTCGAACCCGGCGATGTCGGTGCGTTTCCACAACGGGATGGATGGTCGCGCCCTGCTGGGAACGATTTTCCGCCTCTGCAAGGAGCTCCGCGTCTCGGACATCCAGATGCGCGCGGATCGCCCGGTGTACATCCACACCAACAAGGGCATGGAGAAACTCGATTTCCTCGGCGTGCTCTCCGCGATGAACATGGACGAGATCCTCAAGGAACTCATCCGCAACCGCGAAAGCGCCAGCCATGGTTTCGGCGAGCACGACAATGTCCACGAGCGCGTGGGCGACAAGATCGCGCTGGCCATGGAGGACTTCGCCAGGACCAAGGTGGCGGACTTCTCCTGCGACGGCATCCCGATGGGCGACAACGGCGAACGCTCCGGCCGCCTGCGTATCCAGGCCCACCTCAGCTCCTCCGGCCTCGGCGTCACCTGCCGTATCCTCAACGATTTCATCCCGGAGCTCGAAACGCTCGGCATCGACCTGGACACCACCGAGACCCTGCGCCAAGGCGTGCTCAAGCGCGCCGGCCTCTGCCTCGTGACCGGCCCCACCGGTTCCGGCAAGTCCACCACCCTCGCCGCGCTCATCGACTGGCTGCGCCGGAACCACCCGAAGCACATCGTCACCGTCGAGGACCCGATCGAGTACCAATACCCGGACGACATGCCGGACCCGCAGTACGCCGGCCACCGCATGCCCTCGCCCTCGATCGTGACCCAGCAGGAAGTCGGACGCGATGTCCACTCCTACCGCCAGGGTCTGAAGGACGTGCTGCGCAAGGCGCCCCACGTGATCCTGCTGGGGGAAATCCGCGACCGCGAGGCGATGGAGACCTGCATGGAGGCCGCCCAGACCGGTCACCTCGTGCTCTCCACCCTGCACACCACGGGCGCGGTCAAAACCCTCGGCCGTATCCTGGAAATGTATCCACGGGAAAGCCACACCGCGGTGCTGAGCCGCCTTTCCGAAATCCTGATCTTCATCCACTCCCAGGGTCTCCTCAACGGCACGCAACGCCGCGTGCTCACCTACGAGTTCCTCCAGAACAACGACGACGCGGTCGCCAGCGCGATCGCGAACTACGACGGCGGCGCACGCTCCCTGGAGGACGTCATCCGCCGCGCCGGCAACATCGAATGGGACGGCAACCTGCGCCGCCTCCTCCGCCAGGGCCTCATCACCGAGGCCACCTATGAAAGTGCCCGGATGAACCGCTCCGATTCCGAGGTGCTCTAA
- a CDS encoding prepilin-type N-terminal cleavage/methylation domain-containing protein: MKSNTLRLKNKKGMTLLELTVVILVLLSLISILFIGARAWKRGSDRAASILQIRNVQQAVRSYSNMNAKNAGDTVATLQTEVFGSGKFIEIDPTAVGAKPHPAGTTYSYTIAAPTVIPNIGVLYMKTTGGTDFADFNPKDADIKDW, encoded by the coding sequence ATGAAATCGAATACCCTGCGTCTCAAGAACAAGAAGGGCATGACCCTCCTCGAGCTGACCGTCGTCATCCTCGTCCTCCTCTCCCTCATCTCGATCCTCTTCATCGGCGCCCGCGCCTGGAAGCGTGGTTCGGACCGCGCCGCCTCGATCCTGCAGATCCGCAACGTCCAGCAGGCCGTGCGCTCCTACTCCAACATGAACGCCAAGAACGCGGGTGACACCGTCGCCACGCTCCAGACCGAAGTCTTCGGCTCCGGCAAGTTCATCGAAATCGATCCGACCGCTGTCGGTGCCAAGCCCCACCCTGCCGGCACCACCTACAGCTACACGATCGCCGCTCCGACGGTGATCCCGAACATCGGCGTGCTCTACATGAAGACCACCGGTGGCACCGACTTCGCCGACTTCAACCCGAAGGACGCCGACATCAAGGACTGGTAA